The following proteins come from a genomic window of Flavobacteriaceae bacterium MAR_2010_188:
- a CDS encoding Predicted transcriptional regulator, whose protein sequence is MKELTKAEEEIMQVLWVLKKANVKQIIVELPQPKPAYNTVSTIVRILESKGFVDYEKLGKGHIYYPLLEKQDYSNQSLSKLVDDYFQGSFKSMVSFFVKKNDISLKELESVLQEINKNEDKS, encoded by the coding sequence ATGAAAGAGTTAACCAAAGCAGAGGAAGAAATCATGCAAGTTTTATGGGTTTTGAAGAAAGCCAATGTAAAGCAAATCATTGTCGAGCTGCCACAGCCAAAACCTGCCTATAATACCGTTTCTACTATCGTTAGGATTTTAGAGAGCAAGGGTTTCGTAGATTATGAGAAATTAGGTAAAGGGCATATTTACTACCCATTATTAGAAAAACAGGATTATTCTAACCAATCGTTGAGCAAGTTGGTAGACGATTATTTTCAAGGGTCATTTAAAAGTATGGTGTCTTTCTTTGTAAAGAAAAATGATATCTCACTAAAAGAACTTGAGTCGGTCTTACAAGAAATCAACAAAAACGAGGATAAATCATGA
- a CDS encoding capsular exopolysaccharide family, giving the protein MNITEQDSWTSRDVNDERINIRNQVENYLKNWKWFLLALLIGLSYAYYQIRTTIPQYSINSSILLRGDQEAGISEAAIISDLGINTGASNYVTDEIEILKSRTLMSQVVRDLSLNVEYISEGYLRTKELYKNSPIKFHVLKDSLLDNTSGYFEIKVLNQSEFIFIENGNEKDKPLQFNIWHDTAKGSIKIESLLNISQYKGKNIIISIRDIYSTVATYQNRVNIFFPSKLSSIIQLSMTSPDREKAMDILNNLVTQYNNDALTDKNQISKNTYEFINGRLALIEDSLFATEKDFEQFKKSNQLVDIASEAEINLAGRATTKQARADMETELQLVDYMRDYIGKDNLELIPSKIGISDIQINGLISEYNALSIKKQELLESVGNEHPLVIEADDKLLVLRSNLIKNLDNMTASLSISLDDIKRQGQDYQGNLASIPTQEREFRDIQRQQQIKETLYLYLLEKREETAIAMSANSSSAKIVDKAYASLGPVLPNKRSIYLKWFIISMVFPFVIIFIKNLLDTKVRETRDVEVKTRRPILGEIPKNNLKSQYIVHETDRSNLAESFRLLDTNLEFLLADSTKECKTILVTSTISKEGKTSISINVALTLAYSGKKVLLMEMDLRAPKVLRYLGMPNSIGISNYIKDKDVQVSEIIKTSDLSENFHVISSGDIPPNPTDILKTKRLKMLIEGLTDNYDYIIIDTAPVSLVPDTLLLSQYADLCAYVVRANYLDKRLLKYPEMLVKEKRFDNIAFVINSVERKKGYGYGYGYGYGYGQEMPLPWYKRLLKFKK; this is encoded by the coding sequence ATGAATATAACAGAGCAAGATTCTTGGACGAGTAGAGATGTAAATGACGAGCGTATCAATATTCGTAACCAAGTTGAAAATTATTTAAAGAATTGGAAATGGTTCTTATTAGCTCTATTGATTGGCCTAAGTTATGCCTATTATCAGATAAGAACTACAATTCCTCAATACAGCATAAATTCTTCTATCTTACTAAGAGGTGACCAAGAGGCTGGAATATCAGAAGCCGCAATAATTAGTGATTTAGGTATAAATACCGGTGCTAGTAATTATGTAACTGATGAAATAGAAATTCTCAAATCACGTACCTTGATGAGTCAAGTGGTTCGTGATCTTAGTTTAAATGTTGAATATATAAGCGAAGGATATCTGCGTACAAAAGAATTATATAAAAATTCTCCTATAAAATTTCATGTTCTAAAAGACTCATTATTAGATAATACTTCTGGTTATTTCGAAATAAAAGTCCTTAATCAATCCGAATTTATTTTTATTGAAAATGGAAACGAGAAGGATAAACCTCTTCAATTTAATATTTGGCATGACACTGCTAAAGGAAGCATTAAAATTGAATCATTGCTTAATATATCCCAATATAAGGGCAAAAATATAATAATTAGTATAAGGGATATTTATTCAACAGTGGCGACATATCAGAATAGAGTTAACATCTTCTTTCCTAGTAAGTTATCGAGTATCATTCAGTTGAGTATGACATCTCCAGACAGAGAGAAAGCCATGGATATACTTAATAACCTTGTTACTCAGTACAATAATGACGCCCTCACAGATAAGAATCAAATTTCTAAGAATACATATGAGTTTATAAATGGTCGATTAGCTCTAATTGAAGACAGTTTATTTGCAACAGAGAAAGATTTCGAGCAGTTTAAAAAAAGCAATCAATTAGTGGATATAGCAAGTGAGGCGGAAATAAATTTGGCGGGGAGAGCTACTACAAAACAAGCTCGAGCGGATATGGAAACTGAACTACAGCTTGTTGACTATATGCGGGATTATATTGGTAAGGACAATTTGGAGTTGATTCCATCCAAAATTGGTATTTCTGATATTCAAATCAATGGATTGATTTCTGAATATAATGCTTTATCTATTAAAAAACAGGAGCTTTTAGAGAGTGTTGGTAACGAACATCCTCTAGTAATTGAGGCTGATGATAAACTTTTAGTTTTGAGATCAAACCTTATTAAAAATCTTGACAACATGACTGCTTCCTTGTCTATTTCACTCGATGATATAAAAAGACAGGGACAAGATTACCAAGGTAATTTGGCATCCATACCTACCCAAGAGAGAGAATTTCGGGATATTCAGAGACAGCAACAAATAAAAGAAACGCTTTATTTGTACTTATTGGAAAAAAGAGAAGAAACGGCAATTGCTATGTCTGCAAACTCCTCAAGCGCCAAGATTGTTGACAAGGCATATGCTTCTTTGGGCCCGGTGTTGCCGAACAAAAGAAGTATATATTTAAAGTGGTTCATTATTTCAATGGTATTTCCCTTTGTTATAATTTTTATCAAAAATCTTCTGGATACGAAGGTGAGGGAAACCAGGGACGTTGAAGTTAAAACCCGTAGACCAATCCTCGGAGAAATTCCGAAAAATAACTTGAAATCTCAATATATAGTCCATGAAACGGACAGATCCAACCTTGCCGAATCATTTAGATTATTAGATACAAACTTGGAGTTTTTATTAGCTGATAGCACCAAGGAGTGTAAAACAATATTAGTCACGTCAACAATTAGTAAAGAAGGGAAAACCTCGATTTCGATAAATGTTGCTCTTACACTGGCATATTCTGGCAAGAAGGTTTTGCTAATGGAAATGGACCTTAGAGCGCCAAAAGTTCTGAGATATTTAGGAATGCCAAATTCCATAGGGATTAGTAATTATATAAAAGATAAAGATGTTCAGGTTTCCGAAATCATTAAGACATCTGATTTATCAGAGAACTTCCACGTGATTTCTTCAGGGGATATACCCCCGAATCCTACCGACATTTTAAAGACCAAGAGGTTAAAAATGCTAATTGAGGGCTTAACAGATAACTATGATTACATTATAATCGATACCGCACCAGTTAGTTTAGTTCCAGATACACTGTTATTAAGTCAATATGCAGACCTTTGTGCCTACGTTGTGCGAGCTAATTATTTAGATAAACGACTTCTTAAATATCCTGAAATGTTGGTGAAGGAAAAGCGATTTGATAATATCGCCTTTGTGATAAATAGTGTAGAACGTAAAAAGGGTTATGGTTACGGATATGGATATGGTTATGGCTATGGTCAGGAAATGCCTCTTCCGTGGTATAAACGCTTGCTGAAATTTAAAAAATAA
- a CDS encoding Signal transducer regulating beta-lactamase production, contains metallopeptidase domain has translation MISYILNTCLFQLIFLIIYDVWLRKETFFNWNRFYLLITASLSLVLPLLRFESLALTLPKEYSIQLPTINIGGGNASQATLITNSKFPNESAILWTWNTWIYLGMAIAAIIFLIKLLKIFKVYKESLKSTQYSCQLALIPKSTDAFSFFKIIFIGENLKQSHKESIIRHELVHVTEKHSYDFIFFELLRIIFWMNPLIYLYQSRIEEQHEFIADSKCIKPNAKSDYYKELLNQVFKYDLSLVNHFNKQSLIKKRIVMLSKTKSNSNNVYKYGLIIPVIIGMLFYVSCEQDNLESSNESKSLTSKISEIKNSLESGDKISLEEAEALEGLYVELIKKREQMKVDNNNKDNANHKERNETLVVEGFSAEEVPYILLNEVIDGKNVVDQQIEVPYAAIEKVPLFEGCTRTNSNNENQKCTSDKIADFVSKNFNTKIGKEFGLVGRQRINVIFKIDENGNVVGVRSRAPIKALEEEAMRVISLLPKFTPGMQKGKNVIVPYSLPIVFEVSE, from the coding sequence ATGATAAGCTATATTTTAAATACCTGCTTATTTCAACTAATCTTTTTGATTATATATGATGTATGGCTAAGAAAGGAAACCTTTTTTAATTGGAATAGATTCTACCTCCTCATTACGGCATCCTTATCATTAGTACTTCCGCTCTTAAGATTTGAAAGTCTTGCGCTAACACTACCGAAAGAGTATAGTATACAATTGCCAACTATCAATATCGGCGGTGGAAATGCAAGCCAGGCAACTCTAATTACCAATTCAAAATTTCCTAATGAAAGTGCAATCCTTTGGACATGGAATACCTGGATTTATTTAGGAATGGCTATAGCCGCGATTATATTTCTGATAAAACTCCTCAAAATTTTTAAAGTTTATAAAGAATCATTAAAATCGACCCAGTATAGTTGTCAATTGGCGCTAATCCCAAAATCTACGGATGCTTTCTCATTTTTCAAGATTATATTCATCGGAGAGAATTTGAAACAGAGCCATAAAGAATCCATTATTAGACATGAATTGGTGCATGTTACCGAAAAACATTCATATGATTTTATCTTTTTTGAGCTGCTCAGAATAATTTTTTGGATGAATCCGCTTATCTACCTATATCAGAGTAGGATAGAAGAACAACATGAATTTATAGCGGATTCAAAATGCATTAAACCAAATGCTAAGTCTGACTATTATAAGGAACTCCTTAATCAGGTTTTTAAATATGATTTATCCTTGGTAAACCATTTCAATAAACAATCATTAATCAAAAAACGAATCGTTATGTTAAGCAAAACAAAATCAAATTCAAATAATGTCTATAAATACGGACTAATAATTCCGGTAATTATTGGAATGCTATTTTATGTTTCATGTGAGCAAGACAACTTAGAATCGTCAAATGAATCTAAATCGTTGACCTCTAAAATTAGTGAGATTAAAAATTCATTAGAAAGTGGCGATAAAATTTCCCTTGAAGAAGCGGAAGCTTTAGAAGGACTATATGTAGAATTGATAAAAAAACGTGAGCAGATGAAGGTAGACAATAACAATAAAGATAATGCAAACCACAAAGAACGAAATGAAACTTTAGTGGTAGAAGGTTTTAGTGCCGAAGAAGTTCCCTATATACTACTAAACGAAGTTATAGATGGTAAAAATGTAGTCGATCAGCAAATAGAAGTTCCTTACGCGGCCATTGAGAAAGTCCCTTTATTTGAAGGATGTACAAGAACAAATAGCAATAACGAAAATCAAAAATGTACCTCAGATAAAATCGCTGATTTTGTGAGTAAAAACTTCAACACCAAGATTGGCAAAGAGTTCGGTTTGGTAGGCCGTCAGCGTATAAACGTGATTTTCAAAATCGACGAAAATGGAAATGTAGTTGGCGTTCGTTCTAGAGCTCCAATTAAAGCCTTAGAAGAAGAGGCAATGCGGGTAATTTCTCTATTGCCAAAATTCACCCCGGGTATGCAAAAAGGAAAAAATGTGATTGTTCCGTATAGCCTTCCTATAGTTTTTGAAGTTAGTGAATAG
- a CDS encoding Histidine kinase, translated as MNFKHLIFSIFQLFGFFCYSQTDESILNGQQKLRNSLNVIQRLRVLSNDNDKTPEERIALADRAYKLSNESKIDTTILLSSRNLAYQYMIFSEFENHRKISYHNLNLSKKLKDTLALAYTRDNLGYNYFINRELDSAYYYYSFALKDYESLKIVKNRIRVLIDLASIFKDEKDYVGSDEFLIEALSLANSLEKSQIVLDYKRHVYDLFARNSLAQDDFDQAIKYHELAIETADQLPYGNLYKMWSYNNLAWVYRRKENFDKALELYNIILEDDEIFEDDPASYPLVLENIAYTRYLRGDKDKDSIERTFQKAIALSKEFEDKSVELSVAVDMAKFYLNEQKTDSTLKYGKLGYKIGREITENEILLDVLMVLSKVEDEKDSKMYLNEYIQLNDSILKKERSARNKYARIKFQTDEIEKENAMIEEQRKWLVLFSLGLILTSILVYIIYTQRSKNKELQFAQDQQKSNEEIYNLLLTQQDKVDEARANEKKRISQEIHDGILGRMFGVRLSLDSLNFNSGPDAIKNRSHYISELKTIEDDMRKVSHDLNTDFVSGSGFIGILEELIQKQTLAYNLKYNFDFRDDISWEYVPNKVKINIYRIIQEVLQNIYKHAGAEKVWISILLNNDVICLNLRDDGKGFDTAKGKKGIGLKNITSRTKEIDGKINIQSTIHEGTSVEIRVPYKS; from the coding sequence TTGAACTTTAAGCACCTAATCTTTTCGATTTTTCAATTATTTGGATTCTTCTGTTATTCACAAACAGATGAATCCATCCTAAATGGTCAGCAAAAACTCAGGAATTCTCTTAATGTAATTCAGAGATTGAGGGTGCTTTCAAATGACAATGACAAAACTCCTGAAGAACGTATCGCTCTTGCTGACAGGGCCTATAAGCTATCGAACGAGTCTAAAATAGATACCACAATTCTACTAAGCAGTCGTAATCTAGCTTACCAGTACATGATATTTTCAGAGTTTGAGAATCATCGAAAAATCTCTTATCACAATCTAAATCTTTCCAAAAAATTAAAGGACACGTTAGCATTGGCGTATACAAGAGACAATCTTGGTTACAATTATTTTATAAATAGAGAGCTAGACAGCGCATATTACTACTATTCCTTTGCATTAAAGGATTATGAGAGCTTGAAAATTGTTAAAAACCGAATTCGGGTACTAATTGACTTAGCCAGTATATTTAAAGATGAGAAAGATTATGTAGGAAGTGATGAATTTCTTATTGAGGCTCTATCCCTTGCTAATTCTTTAGAAAAGTCTCAAATCGTCTTAGATTATAAAAGACACGTATATGACTTATTTGCTCGTAATTCGTTGGCTCAAGACGATTTTGACCAAGCAATTAAGTATCATGAACTGGCCATTGAAACCGCAGACCAACTTCCCTACGGGAATTTGTACAAAATGTGGTCCTACAACAACCTAGCTTGGGTCTACAGAAGGAAAGAGAATTTTGATAAAGCCCTAGAGCTTTACAATATCATTTTAGAAGATGATGAAATCTTCGAAGATGATCCAGCGTCATATCCACTAGTTCTTGAGAATATCGCTTACACCCGCTATCTGCGTGGGGACAAGGACAAGGATAGTATTGAAAGGACATTTCAAAAAGCAATAGCCTTAAGTAAGGAATTTGAAGACAAATCTGTTGAGCTTTCCGTTGCTGTCGATATGGCCAAATTTTATTTGAATGAGCAAAAGACAGATTCCACTCTTAAATATGGAAAATTAGGATATAAAATAGGTAGAGAAATCACAGAGAATGAAATCCTGCTTGATGTTTTGATGGTGCTGTCTAAAGTAGAAGATGAAAAAGATAGTAAAATGTATTTGAATGAATATATTCAATTAAATGACAGCATTCTAAAAAAGGAACGTAGCGCTCGGAATAAATATGCGCGGATAAAGTTTCAAACTGATGAGATAGAAAAGGAAAATGCCATGATTGAAGAACAAAGAAAATGGCTGGTCTTGTTCTCTTTAGGATTGATACTAACTTCTATTCTAGTTTATATAATCTATACTCAAAGATCCAAAAACAAAGAACTTCAATTTGCTCAGGATCAACAAAAATCTAATGAAGAGATTTATAATCTTCTGTTAACTCAGCAAGACAAAGTCGATGAAGCTAGGGCCAACGAAAAGAAGCGCATCAGTCAAGAAATTCATGATGGTATATTAGGTCGAATGTTTGGCGTGAGATTAAGTTTGGACAGTCTTAACTTTAATTCTGGTCCCGATGCCATAAAAAACCGCTCTCATTATATTTCAGAACTAAAAACGATTGAAGATGATATGCGTAAAGTATCACACGATTTAAATACGGATTTTGTTTCTGGCTCAGGGTTTATAGGTATTCTCGAAGAATTGATACAGAAGCAAACACTGGCTTATAATCTTAAATATAACTTTGACTTTAGGGACGATATTAGTTGGGAATACGTGCCCAATAAAGTGAAAATTAATATCTATAGAATCATCCAAGAAGTACTTCAGAATATTTATAAACATGCCGGCGCAGAGAAGGTGTGGATTAGCATTTTACTAAATAATGATGTAATTTGCTTAAACCTGAGAGACGATGGAAAAGGTTTTGATACAGCCAAGGGTAAGAAAGGTATTGGGCTTAAGAATATAACTTCGCGCACCAAAGAGATTGATGGGAAGATAAATATTCAGTCCACAATACATGAAGGTACATCAGTAGAGATAAGAGTTCCATATAAATCATAA
- a CDS encoding Glycosyltransferase, catalytic subunit of cellulose synthase and poly-beta-1,6-N-acetylglucosamine synthase, protein MKQLLIADLSNVLAIFILITLLYLFLIGSLIIGFDKVETFYIPELKAKTKFSIIVPFRNEAENLHLLLSSFSKLEYPINMFQLIFINDESSDDSENIIANALNKTQINFRILQNEVSSNSPKKDAISLGIDNAENDWIITTDADCKVPKYWLASFDGFIQRQSVDMIIAPVVYFESESFLDRFQMLDNMSLQGASVGGFGINKPFLCNGANLAYRKNKFLKLRGFEGNKSIASGDDIFAMQKFIEDPECRVSYLKSELAIVETLSQPNLKSLIAQRIRWAAKSKNYKPIYAKVVAVSVFLMNAALIAGIIFVVLGLFPLKNLLSIFVIKISLDFLLLFKAARFLNKDTILLSYVWSCFIYPFFTVYIAVRSVFGGYKWKDRGYLR, encoded by the coding sequence TTGAAACAATTGTTAATAGCCGATCTTAGCAATGTGCTAGCCATATTCATCTTAATTACTCTTCTTTATCTTTTTTTAATCGGAAGTCTTATTATTGGCTTTGATAAAGTTGAAACGTTTTATATTCCAGAGTTAAAAGCGAAAACAAAGTTTTCGATCATTGTCCCGTTTAGGAATGAGGCCGAAAATCTTCATTTACTTCTTTCGAGTTTTTCAAAATTGGAGTATCCTATTAATATGTTTCAATTGATTTTCATAAACGATGAATCTTCTGACGATTCAGAAAATATTATTGCAAACGCTCTGAATAAAACTCAAATCAATTTTCGGATTCTTCAAAATGAAGTGAGTTCTAATTCCCCTAAAAAAGATGCCATTAGTTTAGGAATTGATAATGCTGAAAATGATTGGATTATCACCACCGATGCCGATTGCAAAGTGCCAAAATATTGGCTAGCATCTTTTGATGGTTTTATACAAAGACAATCAGTCGACATGATTATTGCGCCGGTAGTATATTTTGAATCTGAAAGTTTTTTAGATCGATTTCAAATGTTGGATAATATGAGTTTACAAGGCGCAAGCGTTGGCGGTTTCGGGATTAACAAACCTTTTCTGTGCAACGGGGCAAATCTGGCTTACAGAAAGAACAAATTTCTAAAACTGAGGGGTTTTGAAGGAAATAAAAGCATCGCAAGTGGGGATGATATCTTTGCAATGCAAAAATTTATTGAAGATCCAGAATGCCGAGTCTCCTACCTAAAATCGGAATTAGCAATTGTAGAAACACTTTCTCAACCCAACTTAAAATCCCTGATTGCACAACGGATTAGATGGGCCGCAAAATCTAAAAATTATAAACCGATTTACGCCAAAGTGGTGGCAGTGTCTGTTTTTTTGATGAATGCAGCGTTGATTGCCGGGATTATTTTTGTGGTGTTGGGACTTTTTCCGCTTAAAAATCTGCTTTCAATTTTTGTGATTAAAATAAGTTTAGATTTTTTATTGCTATTTAAGGCAGCCAGGTTTTTAAACAAGGACACCATTTTATTATCCTATGTATGGTCGTGTTTTATATATCCATTTTTTACGGTTTATATTGCGGTACGTTCCGTCTTTGGTGGCTACAAATGGAAAGACAGAGGCTATCTGAGATAG
- a CDS encoding DNA-binding response regulator, NarL/FixJ family, contains REC and HTH domains, translated as MNQLRILMVDDHPIIIEGYQNVLMATKKDNQTLIIETANTCDQAVLLINKSSKEIPYDLCFFDISLPPSADGTVTSGEDLAILAKQKLPNAKIIILTMFNESFRIHNIIKEVNPDGFLIKSDLTSSELAEAFQHILVAPPYYSSTVSNYLKKSITNDIYVDDINRKILHLLSQGIKTRSLKDHIDLSMSAIEKRKKQLKLLFSVYDGRDESLLEEARSKGFI; from the coding sequence ATGAATCAGTTGCGCATTTTAATGGTAGACGACCATCCGATAATTATAGAGGGTTATCAAAATGTGCTAATGGCAACCAAAAAAGATAATCAAACTCTTATTATAGAAACAGCAAATACCTGCGATCAAGCGGTGTTATTGATTAATAAGTCTTCAAAGGAAATACCATATGATCTTTGCTTTTTTGATATAAGTTTACCTCCATCTGCAGATGGCACCGTGACTTCAGGTGAAGATTTGGCAATATTGGCAAAGCAAAAGCTTCCGAATGCCAAAATCATTATCCTTACGATGTTTAATGAATCATTCCGGATACATAATATCATTAAAGAGGTTAACCCCGACGGTTTTTTAATTAAAAGTGATTTAACCTCGAGCGAACTTGCAGAGGCTTTTCAACATATATTGGTTGCGCCACCTTATTATAGTAGTACCGTGAGTAACTACCTAAAAAAATCCATAACAAACGATATTTATGTGGATGATATAAATAGAAAAATACTTCATCTTCTGTCCCAAGGGATAAAAACGCGTAGTCTAAAGGACCATATCGATTTGAGTATGAGTGCTATTGAAAAGAGAAAGAAACAACTTAAATTATTGTTCTCGGTTTACGACGGTAGAGATGAATCTCTCTTAGAAGAGGCAAGAAGTAAGGGCTTTATTTAG
- a CDS encoding OmpA-OmpF porin, OOP family, with protein sequence MKAYPKLLICVIIFSFFITETQAQRETNKWKLQLAVGLNRPFWDGFVDGLNSNDYNAPTVNLGVQHMFNDRLGAKVDYGFNRFKNADDVPDFKINYSRVNAQLVYDPSNDLLFLPMPLRLILHAGPGYSFVKPLALLGDNKQSYLNAMGGLEIHYALSERLSIYADVAYVYGFTELDDYDPPISGLGAFNGNLFYGTIGLTVSLSGCYTCSEF encoded by the coding sequence ATGAAGGCATATCCTAAACTACTTATATGCGTTATTATTTTCTCTTTTTTTATCACCGAAACGCAGGCGCAACGAGAAACCAATAAATGGAAACTTCAACTTGCAGTTGGGTTAAACCGCCCATTTTGGGACGGTTTTGTGGACGGTCTAAATAGTAACGATTATAATGCCCCGACGGTAAATCTTGGAGTTCAACATATGTTTAATGATAGATTAGGGGCGAAGGTAGATTATGGCTTCAATCGTTTTAAGAATGCCGACGACGTCCCTGATTTTAAAATCAATTATTCTCGTGTAAATGCGCAATTGGTTTATGACCCTTCTAATGACTTATTGTTTTTACCAATGCCATTAAGACTTATTTTGCACGCAGGCCCGGGATATTCGTTTGTTAAACCACTTGCATTGCTGGGAGACAATAAACAGAGTTATTTAAATGCCATGGGTGGACTAGAAATTCATTACGCGCTTTCAGAAAGACTTTCTATTTATGCCGATGTGGCCTATGTTTACGGATTTACGGAACTAGATGATTATGACCCACCAATTTCGGGCTTAGGAGCATTTAACGGTAATCTTTTTTATGGAACCATCGGACTTACAGTCTCCTTGAGCGGATGTTATACCTGCAGCGAATTTTGA